One genomic region from Kamptonema formosum PCC 6407 encodes:
- a CDS encoding ABC transporter substrate-binding protein, producing MINSKPLVQFLRSVTPKVKIKNFSFLHLSFVWRRTRLYWLGLFASIILGILFLFIQPALTQQPTVLTMLMQGQDLLNWRPFVEEFEQKNPDIRINLVEGPFDSNLIENLYTSAFLLGDSPYDIINMDIVWVPKFAAAGWIMDLSNKISSEQLSKFVPGNVEGGRYNGKLYRIPHASDAGMLYYRKDILEQAGVEPPETFEQMVNISQNLQKQGKATWGYLWQGKQYEGVSAMFVEVLEGFGGFWANPQTFEIGLDKPEAIKAVEFLKSTIASGISPPGVTTYGEEETRILFQNGQTIFLRNWPYVWKLANVEGSKIKGKIAIKPMLHAAGKKGGSCLGGWGWGISKTSRHPEAAWRTIQYLTSEETQRKFILQTGFVPSYKSLFTDREVVALYPHYPELLKVVEQSALRPPLAQYAQASDILQRYLSAAFTGRMSSEKAMKAAASETRNLLGSFKSS from the coding sequence ATGATAAATAGTAAACCTTTAGTTCAATTTCTTAGAAGCGTAACCCCAAAAGTCAAAATAAAAAATTTTTCGTTTTTACATTTATCCTTTGTGTGGCGAAGGACACGACTTTACTGGCTGGGATTATTTGCTAGCATCATCTTAGGTATCTTATTTTTATTTATTCAACCCGCACTTACTCAGCAACCAACAGTTTTGACGATGCTCATGCAAGGTCAAGACCTCCTTAACTGGAGGCCTTTTGTCGAAGAATTTGAACAGAAAAATCCAGATATTCGCATCAACTTAGTAGAAGGGCCATTTGATAGTAATCTCATAGAAAATCTTTACACCTCTGCCTTCTTGTTAGGAGACTCGCCTTACGACATTATCAATATGGATATTGTCTGGGTTCCCAAGTTTGCAGCGGCAGGTTGGATAATGGATCTTAGTAATAAAATTTCCTCAGAACAACTATCAAAATTTGTCCCCGGTAACGTTGAAGGCGGACGCTACAACGGCAAACTTTACCGCATTCCTCACGCCTCCGATGCGGGAATGCTCTACTACCGTAAAGATATTTTAGAACAAGCTGGAGTCGAACCGCCCGAAACTTTTGAACAAATGGTAAATATTTCTCAAAACTTGCAGAAACAGGGAAAAGCAACTTGGGGTTATCTCTGGCAAGGCAAACAATATGAAGGAGTATCGGCCATGTTTGTAGAGGTATTAGAAGGTTTTGGTGGCTTCTGGGCAAACCCTCAAACCTTTGAAATTGGACTGGATAAACCAGAGGCAATCAAAGCAGTTGAATTTCTTAAAAGTACAATTGCTAGCGGCATTTCACCTCCGGGAGTTACGACTTACGGGGAAGAAGAAACTCGCATTTTGTTTCAAAATGGTCAAACAATTTTCTTAAGGAATTGGCCCTATGTTTGGAAACTGGCTAATGTCGAAGGCTCGAAGATTAAAGGTAAAATTGCGATTAAGCCTATGCTACACGCCGCTGGTAAAAAGGGCGGTTCCTGCTTAGGGGGATGGGGTTGGGGTATTTCCAAAACTTCGCGTCATCCAGAGGCAGCTTGGCGAACAATTCAGTATCTCACCAGCGAGGAAACGCAGAGAAAGTTTATTTTGCAAACCGGGTTTGTTCCTAGTTATAAATCGCTTTTTACTGACCGAGAAGTTGTTGCTCTGTATCCCCATTACCCAGAATTATTAAAGGTAGTAGAACAGTCAGCTTTGCGTCCTCCCTTGGCTCAATATGCTCAAGCTTCGGATATTTTGCAGCGTTATCTGAGTGCGGCTTTTACTGGGCGGATGAGTTCCGAAAAAGCAATGAAAGCAGCAGCAAGTGAAACCCGTAATTTGCTGGGAAGTTTTAAATCTTCTTAG
- a CDS encoding carbohydrate ABC transporter permease, translated as MAIARQKTTQKDFNIGLIILPVTIFLVVVYFMGPILWQVLTSFKVNADISAVPNVYIPRQITFDHYLSLFRRRPFTLYILNSAFVSISSTLLCLAFGAPAAYALARLRLWGEKIILASVTIVTLFPGVLLFLGLLEIVKALNLGNNYLALIIPYTAINLPLTILVMRSFFQQLPKDLEDAAKIDGYNTFQMLWQIILPITLPALITTGILTFICAWNEFIFALTFITRESMKTIPVATAQLSGASMFEIPYGPIAAATVLGTLPLVLLVLAFQRRIVQGLTAGAVKG; from the coding sequence ATGGCTATTGCACGACAAAAAACAACTCAAAAAGATTTCAATATTGGCTTGATTATTTTGCCAGTTACTATTTTTTTAGTAGTCGTTTATTTCATGGGGCCGATTTTGTGGCAGGTATTGACTTCTTTCAAGGTTAATGCAGATATTTCTGCTGTTCCTAATGTCTATATTCCTAGACAAATCACCTTCGATCATTACCTTTCTCTGTTCCGCCGTCGCCCTTTCACCCTCTATATTTTAAATAGCGCCTTCGTTTCCATTAGCTCAACATTGCTGTGTTTAGCATTTGGTGCTCCCGCAGCTTATGCTTTGGCGCGGTTGCGACTTTGGGGTGAGAAAATTATCCTTGCTAGCGTCACGATTGTGACGCTTTTTCCGGGTGTACTACTATTTTTGGGGTTGTTGGAAATTGTCAAAGCTTTGAATTTAGGAAATAATTATTTAGCGTTAATTATTCCTTACACTGCTATAAATTTGCCGCTGACTATTTTGGTAATGCGGAGTTTCTTTCAACAGTTGCCTAAAGATTTAGAAGATGCAGCAAAAATTGACGGCTATAACACTTTTCAAATGCTGTGGCAAATTATTTTGCCGATAACATTACCAGCGTTAATAACAACAGGAATTTTGACTTTCATCTGTGCCTGGAATGAGTTCATTTTTGCTCTTACTTTTATTACTCGCGAATCTATGAAAACTATTCCCGTAGCAACAGCTCAACTAAGTGGAGCGTCAATGTTTGAAATTCCTTATGGCCCAATTGCAGCCGCTACAGTTTTGGGAACTTTGCCTCTGGTACTTCTAGTTTTGGCATTCCAGCGCCGTATTGTCCAAGGTTTAACTGCTGGTGCAGTTAAAGGATAA
- a CDS encoding type II toxin-antitoxin system TacA family antitoxin: protein MSLSSPSQTTTIEIVLPQDRKTILEKAATLEGLSLSEYLLKIATEIAEQSLLKTESITLSEKDWEIVTSAINNPPELNSALKTAINRYKQENLEK, encoded by the coding sequence ATGTCCCTCTCATCCCCTTCTCAAACCACTACTATTGAGATCGTACTTCCTCAAGACCGCAAAACAATACTTGAAAAAGCGGCAACTCTCGAAGGTCTGAGTTTAAGTGAATATCTCCTCAAGATTGCTACCGAGATTGCCGAACAATCTCTCCTGAAAACAGAATCAATTACTCTCTCAGAGAAAGACTGGGAAATTGTCACTTCTGCAATTAACAATCCTCCCGAACTCAATTCGGCTCTAAAAACTGCTATTAACCGTTATAAACAAGAAAATTTAGAAAAATAA
- a CDS encoding potassium channel family protein: MYVLVGGAGILGLRLAQQLLEMGHTVAVVDINSSVCQYAREKVGVMAFEGSAVSTTVLIEAGIRRAGSVVATLSSDALNLALVTLAKHYKVPHIVTRIIDSDFAEPYRIAGANHVISTIDLAVASMANAIEYPEIESMMHFEQGQIEVLKLSIPGNCYAAAKTVAEIAQDPRFPAGSLIIGYQPHPHEPLMIPNGQTVLEQESTILVVTKPGLVRQMLKFLGILESICKD; the protein is encoded by the coding sequence ATGTACGTTTTAGTAGGCGGTGCGGGAATTTTAGGACTACGTTTAGCGCAACAGTTATTAGAAATGGGACATACTGTCGCAGTAGTCGATATCAACTCCTCCGTCTGCCAATATGCTCGCGAGAAAGTAGGAGTTATGGCCTTTGAAGGCAGCGCCGTCAGCACCACAGTACTAATCGAAGCAGGAATTCGCAGAGCAGGCTCAGTAGTTGCCACCCTCAGCAGCGATGCCTTAAACTTAGCCCTAGTCACCCTTGCCAAGCACTACAAAGTTCCCCATATCGTCACCCGCATCATCGATTCTGATTTCGCAGAACCCTATCGAATTGCCGGAGCAAACCACGTTATCAGTACAATCGATCTAGCTGTAGCATCAATGGCAAACGCAATAGAATATCCCGAAATTGAATCAATGATGCACTTTGAACAAGGGCAAATCGAAGTTTTAAAACTCTCCATTCCCGGCAATTGTTACGCAGCAGCTAAGACAGTTGCCGAAATCGCCCAAGACCCACGCTTTCCGGCTGGCTCTTTAATTATTGGCTATCAACCTCATCCCCACGAACCGCTAATGATTCCTAATGGTCAAACTGTCTTAGAACAAGAATCAACCATTCTCGTTGTTACCAAACCAGGATTAGTCCGCCAGATGCTCAAATTTCTAGGAATTTTGGAATCAATATGCAAAGATTAA
- a CDS encoding DUF6602 domain-containing protein has protein sequence MKEPDPIHKSISELKSKAREFREKSTEFQGLEREFTFIQDELLKKYERSSPHRKQPADLGDIREAILREFLSSTGYLPLKYGVSKSSVRIVTQTGHPSNQIDIAIYDSLNSPMLLSYSSLSFLAIESVYGVIQVKSRLSSRDDINEGLNNIASFKKLEGSDNRFGILFAYDCSLKWTTLAETVKDFMCKNTSSVWTNFIVVLNQGLILPCEEGTLPYGVRNHCFRNSDLRGISKPDVIGIPDTSNTLLKFYLYLIDLLKSCTVEELDLYQYVRLPFTTGEKAYCFTYGEIEEIGQCHEHGTYLRKISNETINKIIDICSSSEPTDMLHLFEAAFGSNNLSSPDGDQSDQVYLYNPDKLRLVDILTLPNSIGLQCYSLLIDRKICIIPKYYSFRDKLISECPKCNYPATLYFET, from the coding sequence ATGAAAGAGCCAGACCCTATCCACAAGTCAATTTCAGAGTTAAAATCAAAGGCTAGAGAGTTTCGAGAAAAATCCACTGAATTTCAAGGACTGGAGAGAGAGTTTACTTTCATTCAAGATGAACTTCTCAAAAAATATGAGAGATCATCACCCCACAGAAAGCAGCCAGCAGATCTGGGCGATATTCGAGAAGCGATTTTAAGAGAATTTCTATCCTCTACAGGATACCTTCCTTTGAAATACGGTGTTTCCAAGTCAAGTGTTCGTATTGTCACTCAAACTGGACATCCAAGCAACCAAATTGACATAGCAATCTATGACTCTCTTAATAGTCCTATGTTACTTAGCTATTCAAGTCTTTCATTTTTAGCAATTGAAAGTGTTTATGGCGTTATACAGGTAAAGTCAAGATTGAGCTCTCGAGATGATATAAACGAAGGATTAAATAATATAGCTTCATTTAAAAAACTTGAGGGTTCTGACAATCGTTTCGGAATATTATTTGCATATGATTGCAGCTTGAAATGGACGACTTTAGCTGAAACGGTTAAAGACTTTATGTGCAAAAATACCTCATCAGTATGGACAAATTTTATTGTTGTTTTAAATCAAGGATTAATATTGCCTTGTGAAGAGGGAACATTACCATATGGTGTGAGAAACCATTGTTTCAGGAATAGTGATTTAAGGGGCATTTCCAAGCCAGATGTTATAGGAATTCCTGACACAAGCAATACTCTTCTTAAATTTTATCTTTATCTAATAGATTTATTAAAAAGTTGTACTGTTGAAGAGCTAGATCTATACCAATACGTAAGACTTCCTTTCACAACAGGTGAAAAAGCTTATTGCTTTACTTATGGTGAAATAGAAGAGATTGGGCAATGCCACGAACATGGAACATACCTGCGTAAAATTTCTAATGAAACCATCAATAAAATTATAGATATATGTTCTAGCTCTGAACCTACTGATATGTTGCATCTTTTTGAGGCTGCTTTTGGTTCTAATAACTTGTCTTCACCAGATGGAGATCAGTCTGATCAAGTTTATTTATACAATCCTGACAAACTGCGTTTAGTTGATATTTTGACTTTGCCTAACTCTATTGGTTTACAATGTTATTCTTTATTAATTGACAGAAAGATTTGCATAATACCTAAATACTACAGTTTTAGAGACAAGCTTATTTCTGAGTGTCCTAAATGTAATTATCCAGCAACCTTGTATTTTGAAACGTGA
- a CDS encoding DUF4912 domain-containing protein, with amino-acid sequence MAKERPPLEDMTLRQLRRVASEYGVSRYSRMRKSQLLGSIQEIQRTKFSYSPSTTLEAQETVEAAKFELGQEDRTGGSLSSVDEGLADLPDGYGESRIVLMPRDPEWAYTYWDIPNSHKEELRRQGGQQIALRLYDVTDVNLEYQSPHNIQEYPCDELAREWYVPIPVSDRDYVIDIGYRCADGRWIVLARSAEVRVPPVYPSDWIEDQFITVGWEEDLRGKTFLELVPPSKKVAPASAGNPIYEQIFGMAESAEAMRVAGSVFGSMQHVAGSIQQVAIHEQALSSYVFPSGVGMWAVPTTSGLTMSGVGLTMSGVGFGASMPPAKPRKFWLVADAELIVYGATEPDATVYIGGQPIKLNPDGTFRYQMSFQDGLIDYPIFAVAADGEQNRAIHMKFTRETPDRRTNTKEEAVLEWLG; translated from the coding sequence ATGGCCAAAGAACGCCCACCTTTAGAAGACATGACTTTGCGGCAACTGCGTAGAGTTGCCAGTGAATATGGAGTCTCTCGCTATAGCCGGATGCGTAAATCGCAACTTCTGGGTTCAATCCAGGAAATTCAACGCACCAAATTTTCATATAGTCCATCTACTACACTAGAGGCACAAGAAACAGTGGAAGCAGCAAAATTTGAACTAGGTCAAGAAGATCGTACTGGCGGCTCTCTGTCATCTGTCGATGAGGGTTTGGCAGATTTGCCCGATGGATATGGCGAAAGCCGGATTGTGTTGATGCCCCGCGATCCTGAATGGGCTTACACTTACTGGGATATTCCCAACAGTCACAAAGAAGAACTGCGTCGCCAAGGTGGCCAACAAATCGCCCTCCGGCTTTACGATGTCACCGACGTTAATCTCGAATATCAAAGTCCTCACAATATTCAAGAATATCCCTGCGATGAATTAGCCCGCGAGTGGTACGTGCCGATCCCTGTGAGCGATCGCGACTACGTAATCGATATCGGCTACCGTTGCGCCGATGGCCGCTGGATCGTTCTTGCCCGTTCCGCCGAAGTCCGCGTTCCCCCCGTCTACCCTAGCGACTGGATTGAAGATCAATTCATCACCGTAGGTTGGGAAGAAGATTTACGCGGTAAAACCTTCTTGGAACTGGTTCCCCCCAGCAAGAAAGTGGCACCTGCCAGTGCTGGCAACCCCATCTACGAACAAATCTTTGGCATGGCCGAATCTGCCGAAGCAATGCGGGTAGCCGGTTCCGTCTTCGGTTCGATGCAGCACGTCGCTGGTTCCATTCAGCAAGTCGCCATCCACGAACAAGCTTTGAGTTCCTATGTCTTCCCCTCCGGTGTGGGTATGTGGGCAGTTCCCACCACCTCCGGGCTAACGATGTCTGGGGTTGGTCTAACGATGTCTGGAGTAGGCTTTGGTGCTTCCATGCCTCCAGCCAAGCCTCGCAAGTTCTGGTTAGTTGCTGACGCTGAATTGATTGTTTATGGTGCTACTGAACCCGATGCTACGGTTTACATCGGCGGACAACCGATCAAACTGAATCCCGATGGCACTTTCCGCTATCAGATGTCTTTCCAAGACGGCTTGATTGACTATCCGATTTTCGCAGTCGCAGCAGATGGCGAACAAAACCGCGCTATCCACATGAAGTTTACCCGCGAAACCCCCGATCGTCGTACCAATACTAAAGAGGAAGCTGTTCTAGAATGGCTTGGTTAA
- a CDS encoding ABC transporter ATP-binding protein yields the protein MARLQLIEINKTYSPKIVPVKDISLDVQEGEFITLLGPSGCGKSTTLRLIAGLEQPTRGKIAIGDRNVTHLRPGDRDIAMVFQSYALYPHMTVYENMASSLKLHKTPTAEIKRRVEEVAESLGLTELMERKPSKMSGGQRQRVALGRALVRQPEVFLLDEPLSNLDALLREHVRAELKQLFKTQKAPVVYVTHDQTEAMTLSTKVAVLNNGIVQQLDPPHRIYTHPSNQFVAGFVGSPQMNLLKLKCEGNDAILGKFKVRLPQMLTTPPEIILGIRPEHVRIAQSGDFQTIEGQVYLVENLGMQNLISVRVNGAEDVKVRALTPPDQNLNEDRVTLAFAPELIHWFDVNSGDRL from the coding sequence ATGGCCAGACTACAACTGATAGAAATCAATAAAACTTATAGTCCTAAAATTGTTCCTGTTAAAGACATTAGCTTAGATGTCCAAGAGGGAGAATTTATCACTTTATTAGGGCCGTCTGGGTGTGGAAAATCCACAACGTTGCGGTTAATTGCAGGGTTAGAACAACCGACTAGGGGGAAGATTGCGATTGGCGATCGCAACGTCACTCATCTCAGACCAGGCGATCGCGACATTGCGATGGTATTTCAAAGTTACGCCCTCTACCCCCACATGACAGTCTATGAAAATATGGCTTCTAGTTTAAAACTGCACAAAACTCCCACCGCCGAAATCAAAAGGCGTGTAGAGGAAGTTGCAGAATCACTGGGATTGACTGAATTAATGGAGCGCAAACCCAGTAAAATGTCGGGAGGACAGCGACAACGGGTAGCATTAGGTCGCGCGTTAGTGCGTCAACCAGAAGTATTTTTACTAGATGAACCATTAAGCAATCTTGATGCTTTACTTAGAGAGCACGTTCGTGCGGAATTGAAGCAGTTATTTAAAACGCAAAAAGCGCCTGTAGTTTACGTTACTCACGATCAAACTGAAGCGATGACGCTTTCAACAAAAGTTGCAGTTCTTAACAATGGTATTGTGCAACAACTCGATCCACCCCATAGAATTTACACCCATCCATCAAATCAATTTGTAGCTGGTTTTGTTGGCAGTCCCCAGATGAATTTACTGAAGCTAAAATGTGAAGGCAATGATGCTATTTTGGGTAAATTCAAAGTGCGTTTACCGCAAATGTTGACAACTCCTCCAGAGATTATTTTAGGTATTCGCCCGGAGCACGTTCGCATTGCTCAATCGGGAGATTTTCAGACAATTGAAGGTCAGGTTTATTTGGTGGAAAATTTGGGAATGCAGAATTTAATTAGCGTCCGAGTAAATGGTGCAGAAGATGTAAAAGTGCGGGCGTTGACTCCACCAGATCAAAACTTAAATGAGGATAGGGTGACGCTGGCTTTTGCACCTGAGTTAATTCACTGGTTTGATGTAAATAGTGGCGATCGGCTATGA
- a CDS encoding NACHT C-terminal alpha/beta 1 domain-containing protein, whose product MHSSKFDNPDNPATDIYLQLVKKHHCPKSTEGTPRTLTDLKIYWQLLDWDKHPILMFYEEAKPQGFSQTFLDFLDRFDATICVITDSPHPTIPTFSPQDPHLIQAIITWLQRTILEI is encoded by the coding sequence ATCCACAGCAGCAAATTCGATAACCCCGATAACCCCGCCACCGATATCTACCTGCAACTCGTCAAAAAACACCACTGCCCCAAATCCACAGAAGGTACACCCCGCACCCTCACCGATCTCAAAATCTACTGGCAACTCCTAGACTGGGATAAACACCCCATCCTCATGTTCTACGAAGAGGCGAAACCCCAAGGTTTTAGCCAAACTTTTCTCGATTTTCTCGATCGCTTCGACGCTACAATCTGCGTTATTACCGACTCACCCCATCCCACCATTCCCACCTTCTCACCCCAAGACCCGCACCTGATTCAAGCTATTATTACTTGGCTACAACGGACTATTTTAGAAATCTAA
- a CDS encoding GNAT family N-acetyltransferase — MEWIICSIEDNRAIRDNFDCGIPELNEYLQKYAKQNHKKGMAKTWVAIPKSGEGEVVGYYSISMAELKRESLPTQLTKGLPRYPIPVMRIGKLAVTQAMQGKRLGETLLVDAFAKLIHLSADIGVFGVTVDALNESAKAFYLKYGFIPLEEDEFSLFIALTKIREELT, encoded by the coding sequence ATGGAATGGATTATTTGCTCAATTGAAGACAATCGGGCGATTAGAGATAATTTTGATTGCGGCATACCCGAATTAAACGAATATCTGCAAAAATACGCCAAGCAAAACCACAAAAAAGGTATGGCTAAAACTTGGGTAGCTATTCCTAAGTCTGGAGAAGGCGAGGTCGTCGGTTATTACTCAATTAGCATGGCTGAATTAAAACGAGAATCCCTCCCAACTCAATTGACTAAAGGATTACCCCGTTATCCTATTCCAGTCATGCGAATCGGTAAATTAGCCGTAACCCAAGCCATGCAAGGAAAACGCTTAGGAGAAACTTTATTGGTTGATGCTTTTGCTAAACTTATTCATTTATCAGCAGATATCGGAGTATTTGGTGTAACAGTTGATGCCTTAAACGAGTCAGCCAAAGCATTTTATCTGAAATATGGATTTATTCCTTTAGAAGAAGATGAATTTTCGCTTTTTATTGCCCTAACAAAAATCAGAGAAGAATTGACATAG
- a CDS encoding DUF3124 domain-containing protein, protein MKILSLIFLLLTLFIIGCSSVGWRQFPQPRGENINNAEQVSLKKVVLERNFKGKMGQTIYVPIYSHIYYENPEKSLDLAATLSIRNTDLTNPIIVTSVRYYNSAGNLLKEYLEQAVELDRLASLDFVVNRTDRNGGAGANFIVEWLSVTTVSEPIVEAVMISAVGNQSISFISRGKLIKNYP, encoded by the coding sequence ATGAAGATATTATCTTTAATATTTCTGCTATTGACGCTATTTATTATAGGCTGTAGTTCGGTTGGATGGCGGCAGTTTCCTCAGCCGAGAGGGGAAAATATTAATAACGCCGAGCAAGTTAGTTTAAAAAAAGTTGTTTTAGAGCGAAATTTTAAGGGTAAAATGGGGCAGACAATATATGTGCCTATTTATTCTCATATTTATTATGAAAATCCCGAAAAAAGTTTGGATCTGGCGGCAACTTTGAGTATTCGTAATACAGATTTAACTAATCCTATAATTGTTACTTCAGTACGGTACTATAATAGCGCTGGTAATTTGTTAAAAGAATATTTGGAGCAGGCGGTGGAATTAGATCGTCTAGCTTCGCTAGATTTTGTTGTTAATAGAACGGATAGAAATGGAGGGGCGGGAGCTAATTTTATTGTTGAGTGGTTGAGCGTAACCACTGTTTCTGAGCCGATTGTTGAGGCGGTGATGATTAGTGCTGTAGGAAATCAAAGTATTTCTTTTATTAGTCGCGGGAAATTGATTAAAAATTATCCTTAA
- a CDS encoding cation:proton antiporter, giving the protein MIQVMQWSWEKLLLGNLDPAVNNSQENVAELVIVLIILLLGATGVALITRRFRIPYVTGLVLAGFAVTDLLPRHTGLDPSLVLNLFLPILIFEAGINTDISRLRSTFKPIALLAVPGSILSSAIIGIILKFSLGLTWIPALLLGVVLANTDTVSMIAVFKNIPVPSRLSTIVEGETLFNDATGLVLFNLILKVYSTGSLTFLEGVKDLLFISLGGIFVGLILGYLSIPVFERLDDPLSSLLLTVAVALGTFQVGQSLGVSGAVAVVVAGLIFGNLGLSRTPSASARITLLSFWEYASFSVNTFIFLLIGVEINLITLLNALPAVLIAICAFQAGRILSVYPLLAGISWIDRPIPLPWQHLLFLGNIKGSLSMALALSLPTTLPGREGLIALIYGCVLVSLVGQGSSLPWVVKRLNLSKFSEAKRQIEELQAQLITSKAAQDELDSLLKSGVLPKAVYEEMRSGYQVRVAGAEKLLREIYNRRPDEFDPKRGSTGKIDGIRRRLLLAEKVALTEAIRKRILSEEIVHERLKKLDQQLLILEDD; this is encoded by the coding sequence GTGATACAAGTAATGCAGTGGTCTTGGGAGAAACTACTCTTAGGAAACCTTGATCCCGCAGTTAATAATAGTCAAGAAAACGTTGCAGAATTAGTCATAGTTCTGATTATTTTGCTCTTGGGTGCTACAGGCGTTGCCCTAATAACGCGGCGGTTTCGTATTCCCTACGTCACCGGTTTAGTATTAGCCGGTTTCGCAGTGACAGATTTGCTCCCCCGTCACACTGGACTAGATCCTTCCCTAGTGTTAAATCTTTTCCTCCCAATTTTAATCTTTGAAGCCGGTATCAATACAGATATAAGTCGTCTCCGTAGCACATTTAAACCAATTGCTCTCTTAGCTGTGCCTGGAAGCATACTTTCTTCTGCTATTATCGGGATTATCTTAAAATTTAGCCTGGGACTGACTTGGATACCCGCTTTACTTCTAGGAGTAGTCCTGGCAAACACAGATACCGTCTCCATGATTGCCGTCTTTAAAAATATACCTGTACCCTCAAGGCTTTCTACCATTGTTGAAGGAGAAACCTTATTTAATGATGCCACCGGCCTAGTTTTATTCAACCTGATTTTAAAAGTATATTCAACTGGTTCGCTGACCTTTTTAGAGGGAGTAAAAGACCTCCTATTTATATCTTTAGGAGGAATCTTTGTTGGGTTAATCTTGGGCTATTTAAGCATACCTGTATTTGAACGTTTAGACGATCCTCTCAGCAGCTTATTATTGACAGTTGCAGTTGCATTAGGCACTTTTCAGGTAGGACAATCTCTAGGTGTTTCGGGTGCTGTCGCTGTAGTTGTAGCTGGATTAATTTTTGGGAATCTAGGACTTTCTCGCACCCCTTCCGCTTCTGCCCGTATTACCTTATTAAGTTTCTGGGAATATGCCAGTTTTAGTGTCAATACTTTTATTTTTCTACTAATTGGTGTAGAAATAAACCTGATTACACTATTGAACGCTTTACCTGCTGTTTTAATTGCTATTTGTGCTTTTCAAGCTGGTCGAATTCTCTCAGTATATCCACTTTTAGCAGGAATTAGTTGGATAGATCGTCCAATTCCTTTACCCTGGCAACATTTACTTTTTTTAGGTAATATCAAAGGCTCATTATCAATGGCTTTAGCCTTAAGTTTACCTACGACATTACCAGGCCGCGAAGGTCTAATCGCTTTAATTTACGGCTGTGTTTTGGTATCATTAGTTGGTCAGGGATCGAGCTTACCTTGGGTAGTAAAACGGTTAAATTTATCTAAATTTTCAGAGGCGAAGCGGCAGATAGAAGAATTACAAGCTCAGTTAATTACATCTAAAGCAGCACAGGATGAATTAGATAGTTTGTTGAAGTCGGGAGTGTTACCAAAAGCTGTCTATGAAGAGATGCGTTCAGGTTATCAGGTGCGAGTAGCAGGTGCGGAAAAATTACTGCGGGAAATCTACAATCGTCGCCCAGATGAATTCGATCCAAAACGTGGATCGACTGGGAAAATTGATGGGATTCGACGGCGTTTATTGTTAGCTGAGAAAGTAGCGCTTACTGAAGCAATTCGCAAGCGAATTCTTTCGGAAGAAATTGTACATGAGCGGCTGAAAAAACTGGATCAGCAATTGCTAATACTAGAAGATGATTGA
- a CDS encoding type II toxin-antitoxin system RelE/ParE family toxin: MIKTMKIVWDNSFKRAFRKLIKKNPEMRDRIINVLNLLSLDPLTPSLKSHKLTGSLEGLWSCSVAYDCRIIFTFAQDEESEESLIVLVDVGSHDEVY, translated from the coding sequence ATGATAAAGACGATGAAGATAGTTTGGGATAATAGCTTTAAACGGGCTTTCCGAAAACTTATAAAGAAGAATCCTGAAATGAGAGACAGGATTATTAATGTGCTTAATTTGTTAAGTCTCGATCCTCTTACTCCCTCTTTAAAATCTCATAAATTAACAGGTTCTTTGGAGGGTTTATGGTCTTGTTCAGTCGCTTATGATTGTCGTATTATATTCACATTTGCTCAAGATGAGGAGTCAGAAGAATCTCTGATTGTTTTAGTTGATGTTGGCTCCCATGATGAGGTTTATTAA